The sequence AAACTCCATTTAATAACGTCTGTTTCATTTTGGGGACCTTTATTGAATATAATTAGCGAAGACTCATTGTTTAAAGAttgaataatcaattaaatgTAAGTCGCATAGTTTCTTAACGGTGTGATAAGATAGTAGTTAACGTCGTTAGCTTGCCATAATGGAACGCAGAGGATCGGATCgtttatgtatattttacagATAACCCTTTTCCCAAACATAAGTGTTAAACTTTACTATCTGATTATATTTATCTATTGTCTCTTTTAAGACAAGCCGCATTCTTGAGGTCTAAGCGCTTCAAGACAACCCTTACCATTCGGTCTTTGGCGTCAAAAATGGCCGGATTGTCATTGAATGTATCTTCCAGATTCAGGTTTGGCCAGATTTTCAGACATGATGGATGCACTGTCGGTGGTGTGTCAGCTGCGGGACCTGGCGTCTGAACCACAGAACCGAGCTGTGATTGTCCAGGACCAAGGTTGTCTTCCGGGACTGGTTCTGTTCTTGGACCACAAGAATCCAGAAGTGTTGTTTGCAACCCTGCAGGTACAGAAATGTTGCAAAAGTGTTGATTTccccttaatttttttttagataatcaAGGTATTTCATTCGATTTTCTAATTGTAAAGTAGAagaaatttttctcaaaataagtTCTTATATAGTCTGTCCTCCTGAGATCTGAACCACAAGAATTAATATTCGTTTTCACCAGTCAGTCATATTGAACAACTCAGTCTTTCTTgtctaagaaataaaaaaatgtacaatccataatcttttttttaaattaattttatttatttctactcAGACTCTTCGTTATCTGGCTGAATTGACTCTCAATGTACCCATTATGAAGAATGAGCTGGGTATGATGGTGAGCTTGGAAACTCTTATCAGAAGGTAAGAAAATTTAAcaatgttaacattttcatcaaGATGAGACATTTATGCTGGAAAATATGGCATAACCCATTGTAGATTATTAATACAGTATATGCAAGTgatgttttttccccacacaggGAGGGCCTGTCTCTTGATATCACAGCTCTGGCTAAAGAGATTTATGGCATTCTGAGAGCACCTGCTAATCCAACACCACGCACACCAGAGAGGGAGAAGAGAAGGAAGCCCCAGTTCTTTATCAATTCCACCAACAAGAAGGCCAAGTCTGTCACATTACACATCCAGGGGTTGGACAGCACTGTAAGTTTACCAACTTATTTTTacaatctgatttatacttcatCTCGTTTACTCGTGCGTTTTCTTGCTGCGTTCAAGCAACAAAGAGGCTTATGTGAAGAGGCTCTTCTGAAAGTCAAAGGGGTGATCAGCTTCACGTTTCAAATGGCCTCAAAGAGGTGTACAGTCCGCATCCGTTCAGACCTCCCCACCGAGGTAAAGAGAAGGCATTCAACATTATCTTGTTCTGGTTTACGCCTGAAAGTGCGTCAAATCCTACCAGGAAAAAAGTGGTGCATTTTGTCTGAACTTGTGCATTTTCTGCCAGAGTCTGGCCACAGCCATCGCTTCCACTAAGGTGTTGTCGGCTCAGCAAGTGGTGAAAAACGATGCCGGAGAGGAGGTGAACGACATTCCGATAGAATTTCTGCTTATCCCGACTGAGAGTTTAAAATATCTCATATCTCTGCATTCAGGTTTACGTCCCTCTGAACTCTTGTGGCGCTCAGGTGCCACAAAACGCGAACATCCCAGACTACCtcccagaggaagaggagagccCAGAGAGGGAGGTTGACAAAGCAATTTCCCGCACTGCAGCTAAAGAAGATTCCAGTGGGAGCTGGCTGAATGCTGCTGCTAGTTTCCTCACGAAAACCTTCTACTGGTGAAGCTCTGATTTTTGTCCTTAAAGTGTCCAGATAGACTCCCTCCTCTCACTGCTGAGACGGAGTCCTCATATAATGATCGCTGATACAAGGGTTTTTGTTGAGTCTTTCATTCAACAAGCAACTACAAAGTCATTGCTATGTACATGTACAGATTTTGTCTAAAAATCTTTCAAGCTAAATGAAAGTCTATACTTGTGTACGTCTTTTTTTATGTTCCGtttatgtggatttttgtttctgtttttgccttttctaGGCATCGTTTACCTCCCAACATGTCATTCATGTTAATCTTACTGTCCTGCTGTTTGTAACTACTTGAACTGGTttatgctgaaataaatgtacaaaaataaatgcctgtgtttgtgtgcattgcCTGCTTTGGTCTAAGAAGTAAAAGAAAGTCCGTCCAGGAAAACCAAAGTGAATATTTAGTCAGgtccaaaatgtttaatttgccAACAAATGGAGGTGTAATAATTTTACACTTCAGTAATACAATGGTTCAAAAAAATTCTTCCCACCCACTGTccttaaaggttttgtttgctttcaaaGCTTTGTGGtctttcagaaaatttccacttggtaatatttacaaatgtagGTAGTCACCATGATAACAGTCCAGCTGGTAGAAACCTTCTGCTCACAACTAGTACGTATTGATGCTACGCTTTACAAAAGCTGAGTGAAAAATGTATGAGAAGCTGCTTTCAGTGGGGACCAGAGCATTTAATCTGGCTTCAGATGTTTGCATCGAAAGGAAGACATGGGAGAGTTTGGCTGCAAATGCCAAAGCTCAGGAATGCAGATTCACCTTCAACTCAGTGTGGAAACAACGTCGCCCTACACAGCAAGACAACACAACTTCACAATTCGCAGCATCCATTCatgaaaattattcatttgtttgattCAGTATCAGATGTAAattatttcaagtcattttgagCCGAACAAAATTCAGCTTCTAACACAGCccagctaaaagaaaaagtaaaactcttCCAGTACTCTGGGGCAAGTTGTAGGATACAGCTTTGACTGAGTTTTAACTAGAAAAAAGGGGTAAACAAAATGGCTTCAACCCAAAGCAAAtttctgaagagaaaaacacaaaaaggacgCAGGCAACTAGAAGAATCACATTTTATCTGTACAGCaattaaataaagctaaacGGAAACCAGGAGTTTATGCCCCATTTCTCTGTTGcctgataaaaacagaatcttCTTTTAATAATTACTGAAACTAAAGTTTGTAATACTCAATCACCCTGGCCTCAATCTTACAACCCCTAGTTTTAAACACTGTAGACAGATTACATTGCATTACGTGACATTTCTAGGTAGTCTCTATATAACTTAGTGCCATCATACCATCTCTTCTGTACTGATTCAACCAAAAATGTCGAAACTACACGGAAACTGCATCAgagccttcttttttttttcctttcgcATTGCAGACGCTGAAAATTAGATTAAAGAACATCTACAACAAAAACGCTTCAAGTATCATAGTTGGAAACTGAAAAGGTAATCTCAgtttacaaaattaataaatttttctTCACTCAATCTCAGGAGTTGAAGTTGTCTTGTGATTTTGGGGCGTCGGAGAACTGGGCAGGAACAAGAAGATAAGACCAACTGTCACCGAGAAAATGAACTCTGCCTGAGTTTCCTAAAGGAAAAGACACTTCTCTTGGaaagattgtctttttttttttttttttggcgttCTTTGGAGACACCGGTTTCGGGACATGCCAATGGCGTTTTTTGTCCACAGGAGAAAGAGAATATAAATATGGTGCTGCTAATATCTCCTTTGGTTCAGTCTTCATAGCTCCATGGTTCTCTGCCTCCTTCAGAGGGCTTCTCCCGTCTCCATGGCTGTGGAGTCGTCACGTTCCAAAGCGGCTTCAGGCTACATCTgaatttcaaaaaagaaaaggcaaaggaataagagcaaataaataaatgcaatataaCTCACTGACCTAAACATATGAAggaataaagtacatttttttctgaaggaaCGAGTGTTTCCTGTACACACACATCTACAATTGAACATATAACATGACGCATATCCAACTCTAGGTAGTATAATAAGACAATAGATAAGCGATATAAGTCTTACTGACCTGGTCCCTGCTGGGCTGATAGGTCTTCAACTGCACTCAGAGGCTTTAGAAGACCGTTCTCCATGAAGGCTACGACAGAAACTTtactctcctcttcctctgtctcctgctgctcctcctctccttcaggAGGAGACAACCTGGAATGTGAAGGCAGCGAGATCACCTCTTCGAACTCACCGTTCTCCCTGTCAAAAATAGAGTGGAAGTTTTTTGTAATAAACAGGATAGAAACTGTGGGGTGTAATTTGCTTGCACTGTACACCACCTCTGGTCAGGGCGGCTCAGAGGAGCGGCGCTGGGTTGTGGGCTGAGGTCAGGTTGGTGACTGTTGCTGTTTGTCTGAGGCACGGTGGCTGCAGGTGCTGCAGGAGAACCAGGGCTCACTGACGGAACAAGAACAGTAACTATCAGTGGCGTCCTTCACTGGAACAACAGAGGAGAGGTGTTTTTTGGGAGAAGAGAGGTGTGTTCATGTTACCTGCGCTGTCTCCGGTCCTGACTTTCTGGAGATGAGGGAAATgagaataaacattttgaaagtgtgTTAGACGTGTTTTCGGTTATTAACCAATATGTGCTTTTACCTTATCTGATGTATCTGAGCGTCTGGTTCTCTTCATGATCTCCTCGAGACGCTGCAGGAGTTAAAGACAGGAGAACGTTTAATAACATAGAGGATTTTTGGATGggttatttattaatgtttaagGACGTCACCTTTTTTCTCTCCAATCGTTCTGCTTCTTCCTTCTGAAAGTGCTTCTCCCTCTCCTGCCTCAGTCGCTCTGCCTCCTCTCTCAATCGagactcctcctcctctttctagTCCAAACACAGAGACGAGCATTGAGACAGAGCTCAGCTAAATTCGGCACCAACAGGTAAATCTCACTGAATCAgaataataatagaaatactCAGATGATGATATTATTGAATATTAAAGCTATTCTCTCCTcacttgtcttttttatttttgcttgaaattgtgacttttaatattttgggGAAAATTCCGGTTTCCCAATTACTATCTAGGTCATGACATAACATTTCTGCTTGAAATATATTCTTAATTGATcataagaaatatatatatatttttttataaactaaatgtgttttcatacaTATAAAAGTACTTATAATCatggaaccaaaacaaaaaaaaaaggttgctgTGCCTTTGACCTGTTTCTGGAGTCTCTCTGcctcttctctctccctctgaagcttctcctcctcagcctttctctcctcctcctcctgctttcttcTCTCCTCTGCCAGACGCTGGgcctcctcttctctcttcGCTCGCTCTTCCGCTTTACGGCGGGCCATCTCCTCCTTTGCAGATCTGAGTGGAGAGAAACAAATGACATTGATGCAAGTCAACCTGCAGCGTTGGCGACACCGCCAGATGTCCTCGGAGGGCCTCTGTACCTCGCCTGCTCCTCTTGTTGCctccgctcctcctcctctctctccctctgctccCGGGCCAGCCGCCGTTTTTCGGCCAGGATCCGACTGGCCTCCTCTGGATCTGTGGTGCCAGCTGAAGGTTTCTGAGTTGGGGGACTGCTTGTAGTCTCTGGAAAACATCATAAAAGAATCGTTGAAGAAATTTGTCCTCCTAGCATGATTTACTTCTGTGTCTTTATGACCGACCGTTGACTTCAGCTGGTGCCTCACTCGGGGGATTGTTCTCACCCAGTGGCTGAGGTCTGGGTTGAGGAGGACTGAAAatctttccttcttcctcttctccttcTACCTTCGGAGCTGCTGTTGGCGTTGAGGGTTGGGAGTGCTCAGGCGTGATCCTGACAGGACGAAGGTTTCCGGGATCATCTGAAACGGGAGATTTAAGCAGCTTGGGAGTTGGGGGACGTCCCAGTGTCTTCTGTGGAGGTCTGTGATCAAAcgagaataaaaatgttatattagaAGATAAGGCCAAAACAAGAACTTTTCTTAAGCTTCATATTCATTTTGGAGAGAGCAATAGATTAATCTACCTGCCAGCAGAGGGCGGTGTTGCCTTGTTTGACTTTTTGCTTGAAGAAATGGAGGACTTATTGGGAGGTAACGTCAGAACAGGAGCCAGTGGAAGGGACAGATTGCTCCAAGACTTCCTGACACCGTCACGGTCCTTATGCTTACACAGATGCaatgataaaacaatatttgcttTTCGTTCGCTCATCATCTAAGCAAATTGTTACAATCCCATGCTAAAGTAATTATGTCTTACACAGCatgaaatgaaaagtttgttGTGGTTAAAtaccaaatgaaaatgttgcgACAAACATTGTGAGTCAGAAGAAAATCACGCATGGTTTTCAAGTTTTCCCACAAATATGAAATTGAAGTCTGTGACATAGATATTTATTCAACCTCCTTATCTCTGATACCCTCAAATAAAATGGATCTACCCATCTAAATGGACAGGTGAGAAAAGGAAGGATTAAAGAAGCGTTCAAGATGTCTTACACATCCCTGTGATGAAGCAAGATGGTGGCAACATTATACTGgcaagatgcttttttttttttttccccagaaaccCAAACTGTACAAAGCAACAATCAAATAATTTATATCAAAACCTTCCCATGTGTTATGCCAGACCAGTCAAAACCCAGAGCTGATTCCAGACTGAGACTCTGTGACcgtttgaaaaacatttgtgcTAGGAAATATTCCTTCCATACCTGCACAGTCCCTGTGGTCCTCCTCCGAGCGGTGGCGGAGGCCGGCGAAGCTTTCTCTCTGCTCAGATTCCTGTCCTGGCTGCGACAGTGAGGGAGCACTTGGGCCTGCAGGGTCTTGAATGACACGGCGCTCATGGGGTGGCAGGAAACTGAGCGAGGACACACAGGCATGGCTACCGTGACGATGCACAAGGCGGGCGGGGAGGTTTGGAGTGTTTTGGAGCAGGTATGATTTTGAACAGTGTGGGAATTTGTGGGACATCAGAAAAGATTGGGCAAAAAGGAcgcataaaaataaagttcagaaGGAAAGATGGAAGTGCAAAGGAAGTTAGGTGAATGGTATGAATAAAGCCATGCATTTAGGGAGGTCAAACATGGGGGAACAGGAATGAAAAGGTGATGTTTTGGTAGTAAGAAAGCAGGAGAGAAAGAAGCTGTTAGTGCTACAGATTAGTAGAAGCGCAACATATATACAGACATTACCTAACAACAAGAAACACCCCGAAGAGGGaaacatatttagtttattattcaatCAGGACAAGCTAGTCAGTATTACACATAACACCCAACACCAAATAGTGGACATATGCACAAACTACAACATGAACATAAAGCTAAAGTGCACATTTTACACATTGTTTCTAATGTCAGGCCAAAGAGCAACGTGACAAATAGACGGAATGAACTTTGTTTAAACCTACAGGTGAACGTAGGTGAAGGCTTTAGCACATTACTTCCAAACATATTTTCCTTAGTAGCTCCTTTCTTATGAAAACAAGGAACTTTACCACATGCATATGGAGAACCCAGAGCATGTAGTAGTTATATGTGTACTCTTATGAATGCACCTTTCTAACTGATCTCACTATTGGATATTTCCTATTAAAGTTGGTACAATGCACATacataaatttgtaaaaaagaaaaaaaaaagacatatttggCTATGTAAGATGTTCctcaccaaaaaaataaataaatacaaatctatattgttttctggtaaaaaaaaaactcatccatGGTGACTGTTTGGTGGCTAATGCACAATCCTTTTCGAACTTGCTTTGTTCTGAAATGCAAGGCTTTTGAGAAAACTACCCACCAATGTTTCATAATTCTTTATGAAATTTGTAGttctcaacataaaaaaaacacttacatattaaaaataatatatgatTATTgtataatgcaaagttgtacaAAGTTCACACAGTAACCTTGCAAACATTTTGCTACGGAGACAGGAGCAGCCAGCCCTGTCAATGGGTAAATACTTCCTAAACAGCTTAGACACCAGGATCTTGCGGTCTGCTTCAGTGCgtgtttatatgtgtgtgtgtgtgtgtgtgcgtgcgtgcgtgtgtgtggtgacCAACAGTGAGCTTCGGGTGCCCTGATACAGGCTGGTAAAGGCAGTTTGGGACAGTGTAATGCTTTAAATCCACTCAAATCTTATTAACATTGAAAACCCTCGAGGTCAAGACACTCTGTTGAAATATTATGACTTGTTTCTACTGTACAGGTGGAGATTTATGAGTGATTGCAGAAAGTCTTGCATCAAATTTAGGATAACTAAATGCCACAGAGTGAAAGAAGCGTGGACCGGACTGTGTGTTACCTGACTGCTCTCCAGACAAGCTCATGGCGCTGCGGCTCCGGGCCAGGTATGAGTGTGTTGGCTGCTGTAGACGGTTCACCATGCTGCTCTCCCATGGCGTCAGCGGAAGTCGGCGGAGTCCTGAACACAGACGCATGCAACACCTCAGCTTTGATAACAGCTAAAAGTATTACCTACCCTCTTATCAGCCCAAGCAGTCAGTCAAAGCAGATTATAAACCATCCGCAGGCCCAGCACAACTTCTCTTTACTTATCCAAAGTGAAAGGTGAACAGAAGTCAAGTTGACACCCCATTGCATGCATTTAACTGGTAAGTATCAGAGGAAGCAAACACCTTGAAGTGAACTGCACACAAAACGCAAGATGCAGGTAGGAGAGCAATAACAGAAGGCTGCAGcataaaaaatatcacaatgCAGCATCAGATTTCAAAACCAGACTTCCCAGGATTTTATACAAGCAGTTTAAATATCTGACCATAACTCCCCCAGTTGCTCACTGGGAACACACGTATGAATAATGTTCATGATAATCCGTTTACCCACTTTAACACAACATCAGGCAAAGCATGCAGTGCGGCAGGGCTGGGTTGTTGGACCTTTTTCAATGCTCTGAAAAAGTACTTTCACCCCAGAGTTCTTTTGGTTTTCCTTGCTTTGGCACACTTCAATAgatcaaacacatttcaacgtcagacaaagataacctgagtaaaggcaaacatcagtttttagaacataattccatttattaaggaacaaaataagacaaatttaaatttgtacTCAGAGTGAACACCTGAAGAGAACTCaaattttaaggacaaaaacaaatctatgcAAACCAACCTGCCCCtatgtgaaaaagaaattgaCCGCTATCATGTCTCTGCCCACCTTGGAGGCAAAAACCGTCATTGAGTGTTGGTAATAAATGGAGGAATTTTGAGCCACTGTCTTCTGAATTGTAAGAACCTGTTTAACATTTCGCCACAGCGTCTCAACAGGATTAAATCTGAAGTGTATCTAAGCCACTTCAAAATCTTAACACTGGACTTGCTGATGCTCCCGATCGCCATCTTGTTCCATCAGTCCATGGACTATTTGTCCAAAAAGTTATTTGGGAAGTTAATTTTGTGAACTTTGAGTTATTTGGGCATAATTGGTTTTCATCTTCTCCAAAGGTTCTATTTTCGCctaatttctttcttcttggGAAGTCATAGTCACTTTCTCAAACTGAAACAAGATGGGCttgcagatgttttaatttcttttatgaCCTCCAAGATAAGTCAATGATGTGCTCTTGGAACAATCTTGGTAGTCCGGCCACCTCTTGGTTTTTGCTATTATTCTCTTTTTAGACAGATAGATATAAAGGTATATCaatctttaaatttatttagattGGGGCATAACATGTCCCTTAGATCTTATTGACCTGTTGTATATTTAAGTAATTTCTTGACTCTATATGTCAGGCAGGTTGGTTAAGATAACTTTTGtccttaataaattaattacgacataaaaaacagatttttatatttgctcAGTTTATCTTTGATTGACATTAAAATTTATTGGCTatatgaaatatgcaaaaaagaaGTAATGTAATggggtgaatacttttcatAAGTATGCAAGTAAAAGATAACAAGCTGAAAACTGAAGGAATGAATGCTCAACGCATGGTATTGCTAAACAATTTATAgtatatgtataatttttaattatgcctaattattggggtttttttggtaTAGAAATTGAGGTATTGAAGAAGGTTTTAAATGGAATTAACTGGTAAACAAGCTTGATAATATAGAACATGGCATTTTTTTAGCCATGATGCATACTGTATATagcattcccataaaaaaacagGATTATCCTACAGAGGATTATAGAAAGGAGTTACGTTGGAGCCCAATCCTAGTGATTAAATACTCAAGTGGAAGCATGTGCTGATTCATAGCACAGTGAACAGTTGTGAGTTGTAATTTAAACCTAATCTGCAATCAGAATGCGGACGTCCATCGTTTAAATTTAAAGGAaccatcttcttttttttttactttcattcaCAGTTTTCAGCCCATGATCTTTTCTGCTCTGTGCATCATAACATAAGAAGTCAAAAGTGCCCTTGATGAAAcctgtgtttttgtgctgcgTGGTCTTCCCCTGATGTAGGCGGGGTTTGGACTGAGCTTTGCTTATTACAGGGGTGGAAGCTGTTCTCATCTGTAAGCCTGTCAGCAACATATAAACATCAGAGGATACATGATGTTTTAAACTTTGCACGAGAAAATatacttcaaaaataataaacagtatAAGAAACACCACCAAGAGTTAGACGACATGGTCAATATTCCCCAACCTGTCCAATAAGTATGATGCTACTGTAAACATTCTACATACTTCCCTCAACACAATTCCCAATCGTCATCGTCTTGTGTGTTAACTTTACATTCCAATACACTGTTACCGATCCCATGTgtacaatattatttttgaaaacaatgtggaagagatatttatttttttatatagatcCGTGTGTGTACATGGCCtgacataaatgaaaaaaattataaatttaaaaaaaaaaaaataaaattgaaaaaactTTGTGCTAAATGAATCTACAAAGTAACAatcaataaattccaattatcATAATTTCTGTAGACTAACACCAAGTCAAATATTCTTATTAACCTTCACAACAAAGATTTAGCACAATCCAACTGTCAGCTAAAAGTCTTATGGAACATCC is a genomic window of Poecilia reticulata strain Guanapo linkage group LG21, Guppy_female_1.0+MT, whole genome shotgun sequence containing:
- the armc1l gene encoding armadillo repeat containing 1, like, translating into MMDALSVVCQLRDLASEPQNRAVIVQDQGCLPGLVLFLDHKNPEVLFATLQTLRYLAELTLNVPIMKNELGMMVSLETLIRREGLSLDITALAKEIYGILRAPANPTPRTPEREKRRKPQFFINSTNKKAKSVTLHIQGLDSTQQRGLCEEALLKVKGVISFTFQMASKRCTVRIRSDLPTESLATAIASTKVLSAQQVVKNDAGEEVYVPLNSCGAQVPQNANIPDYLPEEEESPEREVDKAISRTAAKEDSSGSWLNAAASFLTKTFYW